The following are encoded in a window of Pseudomonas graminis genomic DNA:
- a CDS encoding GIY-YIG nuclease family protein encodes MKVSAGIYLDWSEIDLAPLEAGVYAWYSQLIISKADIIDVVRKINQAKAVSDQSAREEVCLALDRFIFNPYRETSYRVMLRGQLKPKYSGEILHEPSKSDSLINKLVETPERFEVICNVLKGAAPAFTAPLYIGMAKNLRRRLRQHKAKIIELRNNLSTVSSDDEIEAGFAKQVVARNFDPTNLFVHVSPVQVESDEHNDIENILNRINYPIFGRN; translated from the coding sequence ATGAAAGTAAGCGCTGGAATATATTTAGATTGGTCGGAAATTGACCTCGCTCCGCTTGAAGCTGGTGTTTATGCATGGTATTCACAACTCATAATTTCCAAGGCTGACATTATAGATGTCGTCCGGAAAATTAACCAGGCTAAGGCTGTTAGCGATCAAAGTGCAAGGGAAGAAGTTTGTCTTGCGCTGGATAGATTTATATTTAATCCATACCGTGAAACTTCGTATCGTGTGATGTTGCGCGGTCAACTCAAGCCTAAGTATAGTGGTGAGATCCTGCACGAGCCGTCAAAGTCTGATTCGTTGATTAACAAGCTTGTTGAGACGCCCGAGCGTTTTGAGGTTATATGTAATGTGTTGAAAGGAGCAGCTCCGGCATTCACAGCCCCACTTTACATAGGAATGGCTAAGAATCTGAGGCGCAGGTTGCGTCAACACAAAGCGAAGATCATCGAACTGCGTAATAACTTGTCAACGGTTAGCTCTGATGATGAAATCGAGGCAGGCTTTGCGAAGCAGGTTGTAGCTCGTAACTTTGACCCTACTAATCTATTTGTTCATGTTTCTCCGGTTCAGGTGGAGTCTGATGAACACAACGATATTGAAAATATTCTTAACCGCATAAACTACCCTATATTTGGAAGGAACTAA
- a CDS encoding ATP-binding protein — protein sequence MSNFETQKNGGQIKLSDVVKISRQFLRSVRLDADLGRDDALSGYICQGTSRAVLENMARQLVETRQRAFTWTGPYGGGKSSLALLLCSLLGSNKEHRQFAEKILRVSEHGYLAKAFETKGDGWLILPVVGKRSGIESELFKALQKTHAPIKRKKTSSVIDDLVDLANSHDQGVLIVIDELGKFLEAAALHDGDIYFYQELAEAASRCNGKLVIVGILHQAFEAYATRLGRETRDEWAKIQGRFIDIPLVSATDEIIELVGNAIELTQGLSAAQDEKFCTVVHNSISARRPNTPKGLTQALARCWPLHPITASLLGPISRRRFGQNERSTFGFLASREPMGFVDFLESTPYTSGVFYDPSDYWDYLRTNLEQSIMASPDSHRWAVACDAVDRAESKGTKTDVRLAKVVALIEMFRSGSGLAAEYQVLLSSLPDIAEVDLRTSIDRLINLKIIVERKHIGAFGIYAGSDFDIDAAINQARYEIGKYSVSQISNLSILHPILAKRLYQTSGTMRWFSKKLVQITDVESLLNHFSLERGSAGTFLLCLPEFGQTVKEVKKYIRLLNKKFINLPVIMGCPDNAERIAELSLELAASDRVIRTRSELEGDSVAKREVTGRISFIKSELEDELTNAFMLTSWHYKGQEQTSTGSQSISSLASVIAEEIYYKSPTVLNELINRESLSSNSNKARKDLMYRMVTHFSEENLGYTGHPADAGLYYSVLQNLGLHGLVQHGWNFVSPTNSKQGTSLLPLWWDTEKMLLQGTVEITLSYMYESWSKPPYGLRAGLMPVFALAFFLANRTSLAMYIDGTFTPEISDASIDEWLLSPSKIIFRYISASKDKQRLVDAIANIVPITRVDGAQHAEPLDAARSLVGTVYKLPAWTKKTHLVSQLAQDIRAVLLKANDPHKVLFSDLPTMLEAETPEELTEKLTTVLAELENAYPKMLAKIDKAVLSTLGQQDKDLIYLNMRAKNVKGIAGNFLLEAFATRIEVYDGTRPSIEKVISLATSKPPEQWVDRDIDAAISQIGSWAIEFRTKEAMAPLHGRPSTRRVMGIVFGGRQSVDASSTIDIAEKDGPKVDEIKNRLLSVGKLEDRDLFLAALAEVGAFLINDQGRTPHD from the coding sequence ATGTCAAACTTTGAAACTCAAAAAAATGGCGGTCAAATTAAGCTCTCTGATGTAGTAAAGATTTCTCGCCAATTTTTACGATCGGTTAGACTTGATGCGGACCTGGGCAGAGACGACGCGCTTTCGGGGTATATTTGCCAAGGAACGTCAAGAGCGGTGTTGGAGAATATGGCTCGACAATTAGTCGAGACACGCCAACGAGCTTTCACTTGGACTGGGCCTTACGGTGGTGGGAAGTCATCGTTGGCCTTGCTGCTATGCTCGCTGCTTGGTAGCAACAAAGAACACCGGCAGTTTGCTGAGAAAATCCTCAGAGTTTCAGAGCATGGATATCTGGCGAAAGCTTTTGAGACCAAGGGAGATGGGTGGCTAATCCTACCAGTTGTTGGGAAGCGTAGTGGTATTGAATCCGAGCTTTTTAAAGCTCTACAAAAAACCCACGCACCTATAAAAAGGAAAAAAACAAGTAGCGTGATTGACGACCTAGTTGATCTCGCGAACAGCCATGATCAAGGGGTGCTGATAGTAATTGATGAACTGGGCAAGTTTTTAGAAGCTGCTGCGCTACACGATGGTGATATCTATTTTTACCAAGAGCTAGCTGAGGCGGCGAGCCGATGCAATGGCAAGCTAGTGATCGTTGGTATCTTGCACCAGGCGTTCGAGGCTTATGCCACGCGACTCGGTCGAGAAACCCGTGACGAGTGGGCGAAGATACAGGGTAGATTCATCGATATCCCACTGGTGTCTGCCACGGATGAGATAATTGAACTTGTAGGGAATGCGATCGAACTTACCCAGGGATTGTCAGCTGCCCAGGACGAGAAATTTTGCACCGTTGTGCATAACTCAATTTCGGCGAGACGTCCGAATACTCCAAAAGGGCTTACCCAAGCGCTTGCCAGATGTTGGCCGCTACATCCAATTACAGCATCTCTGCTAGGTCCAATCTCCCGGAGACGGTTCGGTCAAAATGAACGGAGCACTTTTGGATTCTTGGCCTCGAGAGAGCCAATGGGCTTCGTTGACTTCCTCGAAAGCACGCCGTATACAAGCGGAGTTTTTTACGATCCTTCAGATTATTGGGACTATCTCAGAACAAACTTAGAGCAGTCCATAATGGCGTCACCAGATAGTCATCGGTGGGCCGTAGCGTGCGACGCTGTCGACCGCGCTGAATCTAAAGGCACGAAAACGGATGTCAGACTTGCAAAAGTCGTTGCTTTGATAGAAATGTTTCGAAGTGGATCCGGATTGGCTGCTGAATACCAGGTTCTGCTGAGTTCTCTTCCTGATATTGCCGAGGTCGACCTCCGCACGTCCATTGACCGTTTAATCAATCTAAAGATAATCGTTGAAAGAAAGCATATTGGCGCTTTTGGAATATATGCTGGCAGCGACTTTGACATTGACGCGGCTATTAATCAGGCCAGATATGAAATTGGAAAATATTCAGTATCGCAAATATCAAACTTAAGTATCTTGCATCCGATACTTGCTAAGCGACTATACCAAACATCTGGAACTATGAGATGGTTCTCAAAAAAGCTTGTCCAGATTACGGACGTAGAAAGCCTACTAAACCACTTTTCGCTAGAGAGAGGTAGTGCGGGGACTTTCTTGCTATGTCTGCCAGAGTTTGGGCAAACTGTGAAAGAAGTAAAAAAATATATCCGATTGTTGAATAAGAAATTCATTAATCTGCCTGTGATAATGGGATGTCCTGACAACGCGGAAAGGATAGCAGAGCTCAGTCTTGAACTCGCAGCCTCTGACAGAGTCATCCGCACTCGCTCCGAACTAGAGGGCGACTCTGTGGCAAAGCGTGAAGTCACGGGAAGAATTTCTTTTATAAAGTCAGAGCTGGAGGATGAGCTCACTAATGCGTTCATGCTTACCAGCTGGCACTATAAAGGGCAAGAGCAGACATCAACTGGTTCCCAATCAATTTCCTCTCTCGCATCTGTCATTGCAGAAGAAATTTACTATAAATCGCCTACCGTATTGAATGAGCTCATCAATAGGGAATCTTTGTCAAGCAACTCGAACAAAGCTCGAAAAGACCTGATGTACCGAATGGTTACACACTTTTCTGAAGAAAATCTTGGATACACCGGACATCCCGCTGATGCAGGACTTTATTATTCGGTTTTGCAAAACCTAGGACTCCATGGCTTGGTACAACATGGCTGGAATTTTGTGTCGCCCACGAACTCCAAGCAAGGGACATCGTTGTTACCCCTTTGGTGGGACACTGAAAAAATGCTATTGCAAGGGACAGTAGAAATAACATTGTCCTATATGTATGAGTCTTGGTCGAAACCACCATACGGGCTACGTGCGGGGCTCATGCCAGTATTCGCATTAGCATTTTTCCTCGCCAATAGAACTTCCTTGGCAATGTATATAGACGGAACTTTCACTCCTGAAATCTCTGATGCGTCAATTGATGAATGGCTACTATCGCCGAGCAAGATAATATTTAGGTATATTTCAGCGTCAAAAGACAAACAACGGCTAGTAGATGCTATCGCCAACATCGTACCGATCACTCGTGTAGATGGCGCGCAGCATGCAGAGCCTTTAGATGCTGCTCGATCGCTGGTTGGCACAGTTTATAAACTACCAGCCTGGACTAAAAAAACCCATTTAGTATCTCAGTTAGCTCAAGATATTAGAGCAGTTTTATTAAAAGCAAACGACCCGCACAAGGTGTTGTTCAGTGATCTTCCAACCATGCTTGAGGCTGAGACTCCAGAAGAGCTCACTGAAAAGCTTACGACAGTTCTAGCCGAACTAGAAAATGCTTATCCCAAAATGCTGGCAAAAATTGATAAAGCAGTGCTATCTACTCTTGGACAACAAGATAAAGACCTTATATATCTTAATATGCGAGCAAAAAACGTAAAGGGAATTGCTGGTAACTTTTTGCTAGAAGCGTTTGCAACGCGAATAGAAGTTTACGACGGCACTCGTCCGTCTATCGAGAAAGTTATAAGTCTCGCGACGAGTAAACCTCCCGAGCAATGGGTGGATCGAGATATTGATGCTGCGATATCCCAGATTGGATCATGGGCGATAGAATTTCGCACGAAAGAGGCTATGGCGCCGTTGCACGGCAGGCCTTCGACTCGTCGTGTAATGGGGATCGTGTTTGGCGGTCGTCAAAGCGTTGATGCCAGTAGCACTATTGATATCGCCGAAAAAGACGGACCTAAAGTGGACGAAATCAAAAACAGGTTATTGTCAGTCGGAAAGCTTGAGGATCGCGATTTGTTTCTTGCGGCTTTGGCTGAAGTTGGCGCCTTCCTAATCAATGATCAAGGGCGAACCCCACATGATTGA
- a CDS encoding glycine hydroxymethyltransferase — protein MPRDLDALLAACADRLPQLETQRLMLYAGANLPSARAIAAYNPALSAYPAMGPTGHKEQPDTELVSELETFASQAAMSLFGAAWAEVRLASCTLANLAIFHAYCRRGDKVLAPAAEHGGHLSQRRGGTPELAGLVVEDLPFDRRNCQLDAARAAEMITRTRPRLVVLGRSVMIKADDIAPVVSAARAVGAKTLFDASHVLGLIAGATYPNLFDAGVDLISSSTYKTLPGRPQGLVLGRNPDDAMALRNLLDTRMLANYDAGRLPSLAVTLTEAQTGGREYAARIVSNSAALHRALVDAGLPVIGANDGEVHTHQLLLPLSLDADPRTVMLALQAQGVLIGTCVDPSRAGHQALRLGTQFITRRGMEARDMTEVARLLGDVLRVGACGRLRASPVADTAQMAGRIQQMLSKKKPLGSG, from the coding sequence ATGCCCCGTGATCTCGATGCCTTGCTCGCCGCCTGTGCCGACCGATTGCCGCAACTGGAAACCCAGCGCCTCATGCTTTATGCCGGCGCCAACCTCCCCAGCGCCCGCGCCATCGCCGCGTACAACCCCGCGCTCAGCGCCTACCCGGCCATGGGCCCGACCGGTCACAAAGAACAGCCGGACACCGAACTGGTCAGCGAGCTTGAAACCTTCGCCAGCCAGGCGGCCATGTCCCTGTTCGGCGCGGCATGGGCGGAAGTCCGATTGGCCAGCTGCACCCTGGCCAACCTGGCCATCTTCCACGCCTACTGCCGACGGGGTGACAAGGTGCTGGCGCCTGCCGCCGAGCACGGTGGGCACCTGAGCCAACGCCGAGGGGGGACCCCTGAATTAGCGGGTCTGGTGGTTGAAGACCTGCCGTTCGACCGCCGCAACTGCCAGCTCGACGCAGCGCGTGCGGCCGAGATGATCACCCGAACCCGCCCCAGGCTCGTCGTGCTCGGCCGCAGCGTCATGATCAAGGCCGACGACATCGCCCCGGTGGTCAGCGCAGCCCGTGCGGTCGGCGCCAAAACCCTGTTCGACGCCTCCCACGTGCTGGGCCTGATCGCCGGCGCCACGTACCCCAACCTCTTTGACGCCGGCGTCGACCTCATCAGCAGCTCCACCTACAAAACCCTGCCCGGCCGCCCCCAAGGACTGGTGCTCGGCCGTAACCCGGACGACGCGATGGCCCTGCGCAACCTGCTCGACACCCGGATGCTTGCCAACTACGACGCCGGCCGGCTGCCCTCTCTGGCGGTCACCCTCACCGAAGCCCAGACCGGTGGCCGCGAATATGCCGCCCGCATTGTCAGCAACAGCGCGGCGCTGCATCGCGCGCTGGTCGATGCCGGGTTGCCTGTTATAGGGGCGAATGACGGCGAAGTGCACACCCATCAACTCTTGCTGCCGCTGTCACTGGATGCTGATCCACGCACCGTGATGCTCGCGCTGCAGGCGCAGGGGGTTCTCATCGGGACGTGTGTTGATCCTTCCCGCGCAGGGCATCAGGCGTTGCGGCTAGGGACGCAGTTCATCACTCGCCGAGGGATGGAAGCGCGGGACATGACAGAGGTAGCGCGTCTGCTGGGCGATGTTTTGCGTGTTGGCGCTTGCGGTCGGCTGCGCGCTAGCCCGGTCGCAGATACGGCGCAAATGGCAGGGCGCATTCAGCAAATGCTGAGCAAAAAAAAGCCGCTGGGGAGCGGCTGA
- a CDS encoding ribonucleotide-diphosphate reductase subunit beta, giving the protein MLSWDEFDKEDAAEPAKGANAGHASEAAMDKLDSAGGAAALEARAVSANDSDAIARAKAALDKLDVAEGLAELEGSAARVAVDEKRMINCRADLNQLVPFKYDWAWQKYLDGCANHWMPQEVNMTTDIALWKDPEGLTDDERRIVLRNLGFFSTADSLVANNLVLAVYRLITNPECRQYILRQAFEEAIHTHAYQYCIESLGMDEGEIFNMYHEIPSVAKKAAWGLKYTRSISDPKFETGTVETDKELLRNLIAYYCVLEGIFFYCGFTQILSMGRRNKMTGVAEQFQYILRDESMHLNFGIDVINQIKIENPHLWDAEMKEEATQMILQGTQLEIEYARDTMPRGVLGMNAAMMEDYLKFIANRRLSQIGLKEEYPGTTNPFPWMSEIMDLKKEKNFFETRVIEYQTGGALSWD; this is encoded by the coding sequence ATGCTGAGCTGGGACGAATTCGACAAAGAAGACGCCGCTGAACCCGCCAAAGGCGCCAACGCCGGCCACGCTTCCGAAGCCGCGATGGACAAACTCGACAGCGCCGGTGGTGCTGCTGCGCTTGAAGCCCGCGCCGTCAGCGCAAACGACTCCGATGCCATCGCCCGTGCCAAAGCCGCGCTGGACAAACTGGACGTCGCTGAAGGTCTTGCCGAACTCGAAGGCTCCGCCGCCCGTGTCGCGGTCGATGAAAAACGCATGATCAACTGCCGCGCCGACCTCAACCAGCTCGTGCCTTTCAAGTACGACTGGGCCTGGCAGAAATACCTCGACGGCTGCGCCAACCACTGGATGCCGCAAGAGGTCAACATGACCACGGACATCGCCCTCTGGAAAGACCCGGAAGGCCTGACCGACGACGAGCGCCGCATCGTCCTGCGCAACCTGGGCTTCTTCTCCACCGCCGACTCCCTGGTTGCCAACAACCTCGTGCTAGCCGTGTATCGCCTCATCACCAACCCTGAATGCCGCCAGTACATCCTGCGCCAGGCCTTCGAGGAAGCGATCCACACCCACGCCTACCAGTACTGCATCGAATCGCTGGGCATGGACGAAGGCGAGATCTTCAACATGTACCACGAGATCCCGTCGGTCGCCAAAAAGGCAGCCTGGGGCCTTAAATACACCCGCTCGATCTCCGATCCGAAGTTCGAAACCGGCACCGTCGAAACCGACAAAGAACTGCTGCGCAACCTGATCGCCTACTACTGCGTCCTGGAAGGCATCTTTTTCTACTGCGGCTTCACCCAGATCCTCTCCATGGGTCGCCGCAACAAAATGACCGGCGTCGCAGAACAGTTCCAGTACATCCTGCGTGACGAGTCCATGCACCTGAACTTCGGCATCGACGTGATCAACCAGATCAAAATCGAAAACCCACACCTGTGGGACGCCGAAATGAAGGAAGAAGCAACCCAGATGATCCTGCAAGGGACCCAACTGGAAATCGAATACGCCCGCGACACCATGCCTCGCGGCGTACTGGGCATGAACGCAGCGATGATGGAGGACTATCTCAAATTCATCGCGAACCGTCGTTTGAGCCAGATTGGGTTGAAAGAAGAGTATCCAGGGACCACCAACCCGTTCCCATGGATGAGCGAGATCATGGACTTGAAGAAAGAGAAGAACTTCTTTGAGACGCGGGTTATTGAGTATCAGACGGGTGGGGCTTTGAGCTGGGATTGA
- a CDS encoding phosphoadenosine phosphosulfate reductase family protein has product MIEHHVLGLSGGKDSAALAVYMSLHYPELDIKYFFTDTGKELPEVYEFLGRLEGFLGKPIERLNPNRDFDFWLRQYNNFLPSPNTRWCTRKLKLEPFKKWITPWLSNGDRVYSYVAIRADEDHRDGMIARQDNLIVKLPFREDGIDKPGVLDILDASGLGLPKYYDWRSRSGCTFCFFQQKIEWVRLKENHPEKFIEAKSYEKDAAEHGSPFKWSQGESLDDLERPERVEQIKNDFEVRKRRALERRRPNPLRDQIESPVDIDDLYQEDEGGGACLICHK; this is encoded by the coding sequence ATGATTGAACATCACGTACTCGGATTGTCAGGCGGCAAGGACAGCGCGGCTTTAGCTGTTTACATGAGCTTGCATTATCCGGAACTTGATATTAAATACTTTTTCACCGACACCGGAAAAGAACTACCTGAAGTTTACGAATTTTTAGGTCGCCTTGAGGGGTTCTTGGGTAAGCCGATTGAGCGCCTGAACCCCAATAGAGATTTTGATTTTTGGTTGAGGCAGTACAATAATTTCCTGCCTTCACCAAATACCAGATGGTGTACTCGAAAGTTAAAGCTTGAGCCATTCAAGAAATGGATAACTCCATGGCTGAGTAATGGGGACAGAGTTTACAGTTATGTCGCTATCCGTGCGGATGAAGATCATCGGGACGGTATGATTGCACGACAGGACAACTTAATCGTAAAGCTTCCATTTCGAGAAGATGGGATAGATAAGCCGGGTGTCCTGGACATATTAGATGCGTCCGGACTTGGTTTACCGAAGTACTACGACTGGCGTTCACGCAGTGGGTGTACTTTTTGTTTTTTTCAGCAAAAAATAGAATGGGTCAGATTAAAAGAAAATCACCCCGAAAAGTTTATTGAGGCCAAGTCCTATGAAAAAGATGCGGCTGAACATGGATCGCCGTTCAAATGGAGTCAAGGAGAATCCCTAGATGATCTGGAGCGACCAGAAAGAGTCGAGCAAATAAAAAATGATTTTGAAGTCCGTAAACGACGTGCGCTAGAAAGGCGCAGGCCAAATCCACTACGTGATCAGATTGAATCCCCAGTCGACATCGATGACTTATATCAGGAAGACGAGGGTGGTGGCGCCTGCCTAATATGCCATAAATAG
- a CDS encoding DUF4007 family protein — translation MITLRPDQRPQFSGHETFPLRQLWLRKAYDAVSYYRNLGLVAPKSIFSEDQSIARFGVGKNMVTSIRFWASACKIIEEKDGGYIPSKLADLLFDPDIGLDPFCESPATVWLMHWILSSTPQKTTTWFYVFNHITQQTFKRESIVEALVGLISEHNLRISVATLKRDVECCIRSYVPKLGGESPEELSESLLGELGLVTQNNKDSFEFRRGNKRTLPDGIFAYAMLDYWSELNHSSSVMAFDKIAHDYHSPGRVFKLDEQSVAERLMALEELTQGQLLWTEQAGIKQVAVKLNTNEDIEKAKESFLRVAYVKL, via the coding sequence ATGATTACTCTACGCCCTGATCAGCGCCCTCAGTTCTCGGGCCATGAAACCTTCCCCCTGCGACAGCTCTGGCTACGCAAGGCATATGATGCCGTTTCTTACTACCGTAATCTCGGGCTCGTCGCGCCGAAATCTATTTTTTCTGAAGACCAGTCTATCGCACGTTTTGGCGTGGGTAAAAACATGGTCACTTCGATAAGGTTTTGGGCATCGGCATGTAAGATTATTGAAGAAAAGGATGGGGGTTACATTCCATCCAAATTGGCAGATCTTTTGTTTGATCCTGATATTGGTCTTGACCCATTTTGTGAAAGCCCTGCAACCGTTTGGCTGATGCATTGGATTTTATCGAGTACACCGCAAAAAACCACCACTTGGTTCTACGTGTTTAACCACATTACCCAACAAACCTTTAAGCGGGAAAGCATAGTAGAAGCATTAGTCGGACTAATCAGCGAGCACAATTTGAGGATTTCAGTTGCCACGCTTAAGCGTGATGTTGAGTGTTGTATACGAAGCTATGTCCCAAAACTTGGAGGAGAGTCTCCGGAAGAGCTGAGCGAATCTCTACTAGGGGAACTTGGCCTAGTTACGCAAAACAATAAAGACAGCTTCGAGTTTCGCCGTGGCAATAAGAGAACTCTACCAGATGGCATATTTGCATATGCAATGCTTGATTATTGGTCAGAGCTTAACCACTCAAGCTCAGTAATGGCGTTTGACAAGATAGCGCATGATTACCATTCCCCCGGTCGGGTTTTTAAACTGGACGAACAGTCTGTTGCAGAACGATTAATGGCCTTGGAAGAACTCACCCAAGGTCAGCTGTTATGGACCGAACAGGCCGGGATTAAGCAGGTAGCTGTGAAGCTTAATACAAACGAAGATATCGAAAAAGCGAAAGAAAGTTTCTTACGGGTCGCATATGTCAAACTTTGA
- a CDS encoding DNA sulfur modification protein DndB, whose product MALLTEDKSALDVHLKGTIGTFRVSAEDGSSAGVEVRYLLTHVTLSERQGQAQLLDMLAPVREVFDLAQLGFDEIMQRDIDDARVSLELIPYLLDNSTAGLIKLFPPIVAVALPLQNNSRVPSEMYKTVFRESEASKEHPGHNEEKITAGMQGEEQFRFTQFSKSGSVMSSDGAELSLSRDNCALAIVDGQHRAMALLALYRNLKSGWTDARRSPYEDYYKVWPEKEIRSYDLSELQLPVLICTFPQLDGTQKQDIDVVRAARRVFLTLNKTAKRVSDSRNKLLNDQDIVAECLRETLSFVKGLGTKDDTALRIWNIELDQEGDRVKIGSDVAFSGVSHLYHAIEHILMFDPVRGIESRGKTGAPRKKLDEAYNRLDLKDELTSDQRDANSRFNYSDEIAQVFRQRWTNNYVPTINKLLGKIWPFEAFSTATIWLHEQLVDRRDTALEKMLFDGQATSRTFDDFSEGLKRRVVDAEPGWTSPGIKATLKRVEGTINGRSEMVQSMKEQRAALFLSHLSGPAKKQVISDDLVARPLKDSIDRLFDNVFSTIAFQTAVICTFVEAVHAISAPMSSSANELLDEYVSALNGLFSPRNIRDLECLIQSFEGFLDLSGGVSVVPGGATFRQVVLSGELQPSEWPKFRYLILELWTSENTAIQDFVQQDRQKSREQVVASLYQRRLRLHCEEHTVLETSLSEEVKSEIRERSITLFEDFLKSIHKKTIKLDRSTFGTAKAVSSNYPNSSDENYALDL is encoded by the coding sequence ATGGCTTTATTGACCGAGGATAAAAGCGCGCTAGATGTGCACCTAAAAGGGACTATCGGTACATTTAGGGTAAGTGCGGAAGACGGCTCTAGCGCTGGAGTCGAGGTTAGGTACCTGCTGACGCACGTTACTCTATCTGAGCGGCAGGGGCAGGCGCAGTTGTTAGATATGTTGGCACCTGTTAGGGAGGTGTTTGATCTTGCGCAGCTTGGTTTCGATGAGATCATGCAACGAGATATCGACGACGCTCGGGTCTCGCTAGAGTTGATTCCGTACCTGTTGGATAACTCCACTGCAGGCCTTATCAAGCTCTTCCCCCCGATAGTTGCGGTTGCTCTGCCTCTACAGAACAACAGTCGTGTCCCCTCAGAGATGTATAAAACCGTATTCAGGGAAAGTGAGGCATCCAAGGAGCACCCGGGTCATAACGAAGAAAAAATTACGGCGGGCATGCAGGGTGAGGAGCAGTTTCGTTTTACTCAGTTTTCCAAGAGTGGATCGGTAATGTCTTCTGATGGTGCAGAATTAAGTTTGTCCCGTGATAATTGCGCGCTGGCAATCGTCGATGGCCAGCATCGTGCGATGGCGTTGCTAGCGCTTTATCGAAACTTGAAAAGTGGCTGGACAGACGCGCGGAGAAGTCCCTATGAGGACTATTATAAAGTTTGGCCTGAAAAAGAGATACGTAGCTATGATCTCAGTGAGCTCCAACTACCAGTTCTGATATGCACGTTTCCACAACTAGATGGCACTCAGAAGCAAGATATAGATGTGGTCCGAGCGGCCCGTAGAGTTTTTCTAACGCTCAATAAAACTGCTAAAAGAGTTTCAGATTCTAGAAACAAGTTACTAAACGATCAGGATATAGTGGCGGAGTGTCTGAGAGAGACTTTGTCTTTCGTAAAGGGGTTAGGAACTAAAGATGATACTGCCTTGCGGATATGGAATATTGAGCTCGACCAAGAAGGTGACAGAGTAAAAATTGGTAGCGATGTTGCATTCAGCGGTGTAAGTCATCTATACCATGCGATCGAACATATTTTGATGTTTGACCCGGTACGTGGAATCGAATCCAGAGGTAAAACTGGCGCGCCGAGGAAAAAATTAGATGAAGCGTATAATCGATTGGATCTTAAAGATGAACTTACGTCCGATCAGCGTGATGCGAATTCTCGGTTTAATTATTCTGATGAGATAGCCCAGGTATTCAGACAGAGATGGACCAACAATTACGTGCCAACTATCAATAAACTCTTGGGAAAAATCTGGCCATTTGAAGCGTTTTCTACGGCTACAATTTGGTTACATGAGCAATTAGTAGATCGGCGTGATACAGCTCTAGAGAAGATGCTTTTTGATGGTCAGGCCACATCTAGGACCTTTGATGATTTTAGTGAGGGGCTTAAGCGTCGCGTTGTTGATGCTGAGCCAGGTTGGACGAGTCCGGGGATCAAAGCCACGCTCAAGCGGGTTGAGGGCACGATCAATGGGCGAAGTGAGATGGTGCAATCGATGAAAGAGCAGCGGGCAGCGCTGTTCTTAAGTCATCTCAGCGGGCCAGCAAAAAAGCAAGTAATTAGTGATGATCTGGTCGCAAGGCCATTGAAAGATTCTATCGACAGGCTATTTGACAACGTCTTCTCAACAATTGCATTTCAAACTGCAGTGATCTGTACATTTGTGGAGGCGGTCCACGCTATTTCAGCCCCAATGAGTAGCTCAGCAAATGAGTTGTTAGACGAATATGTGTCTGCGTTGAATGGTCTTTTTTCTCCCAGGAACATCAGAGATTTGGAATGCCTCATTCAATCATTTGAAGGGTTTTTGGATTTAAGTGGCGGAGTAAGTGTGGTTCCGGGAGGAGCCACTTTTAGGCAGGTCGTACTCTCAGGTGAACTTCAACCTTCTGAGTGGCCAAAATTCCGATATCTGATACTAGAGTTGTGGACTTCGGAGAACACTGCTATCCAAGATTTCGTACAGCAGGATCGGCAAAAATCGCGCGAGCAAGTTGTTGCAAGCTTGTACCAACGCCGGTTACGCTTGCATTGCGAAGAGCACACGGTGCTTGAGACCAGCTTGTCTGAAGAAGTTAAATCAGAGATTCGCGAAAGGTCCATTACATTGTTTGAAGATTTTCTGAAAAGTATTCACAAGAAAACAATCAAGCTAGATCGAAGTACTTTCGGTACAGCTAAGGCTGTCTCGTCAAATTATCCGAACTCCTCGGACGAAAATTACGCGCTTGATTTGTGA